A window of Malania oleifera isolate guangnan ecotype guangnan chromosome 2, ASM2987363v1, whole genome shotgun sequence genomic DNA:
attttGGGGTTTAGTAAAGcagatgaagtgatggaaaaggtgggaaatcttagaaattttcTGGACATTCTATTATGGCTCtcggaaaaggatggttgctttaatgcAAAATCCGCAtgagatgttatcagagttagagctccaaaatttgattgggttaagtgggtttggaacaaatggttactgaagaaaatttctatctatatgtggaaggctgcttttgagtgcctaagtgttgatgaaaaatgagaagggtgggggtttcacttgtttcggcgtgtaattgttgtgagatgaggcaatcagaagatttggagcatgtatTAAATAAGGGAGAACTTGCTTCTGaagtttggaggaaggtttcggtggaggtaggtgttcatTTCCTTAggtaacaaagttggaaagaaaaagtccaaatgtggtttaatagggcttttaggttctctcaactgggttcattgatgggtttgattccttgtttagtagtttagAGGCTGTgaagaaggagatgtgtggctagaatgggaggaaaattagagagtagtactgatgtgtggttctccattaagtattgggtgggggttttgagtaggaataTGATAAGAAATGGTtgagttaaaggatgctgattttcggatattacagaatctagaagtgcaaattatgaataaaacaattaaaactatgcaaagtgtgagatggctaaaactgaggcaagggaggttgaaactaaatttggatgggagcagcctggggaacTTAGGGCCGGCAGGTGGTGGTGGTATCCTTaaagaccatacaggttcttttgtgattggtttttcaaaatattttggttcttattcgaataatgaagctgaattgagagttgtgttggagggaataaagatttgcaaacattggGGCCATACTTGTATAGATATTGAATATGATTCGAATATTATAGTTAATTGGATAAGAGTCAGGAAGTGCTCCTTGtaatatttgtgggatttttgggagcatcTTATTGGTTTATtagagggagtagatttttcgataaatcattcgtttagagaagggaacaaagtggcagatgccttagTTCGACAAGGTGATATGgggaggaataatttgtttacaaatagtagtcaactctctAAAGTTAACAatgatttgtataaattggagaagatgagtacgacttatataaggtatgtttagctgatttccttttggttttagcTTATGCTTTatattgtttatcttttgttttgttttgttgtgtgagATTTGTTTTATAggtcctgttttgttttgttttatttagaCTTGTAATCTgatttttggctggatgttggtgttattCTTTGGGAGGTTTTGTTGTTATCtaccattgattgtcttgtaaccacggtattcctctgttaaaagtgaggggttatcaataaataaatggaggtgtcgtcctttaaaaaaataaaaaataaaaaattataactcAATAGTTTGTTTTTATGAACTTTTAAAATGGTTTTTCAGAGAGTAAGGAAGTAATAAAAATAGGAGAGAAATGAAATTTCTATGTGACAACATAGACAAATTCAATAATCTTGTGTTTGAgtgcataaaattaaaatattaaaataatgtaatatataattatattaattttttaaaataaacaaattcTCTCAAAGTAAAAATCCCACTTCAAAAGAGTCCAACTTCAAAGTTCAAACACTACCCAATAATTCAATAAACCTTCACAAATTTTCAATCcgcatttaaaaatttaaaagttaaaaactaAAAAAGTGTAGCGTTTCTGGCGGGATAACGTATGTTTAAACGACCGCCAAATTTAGCACTTCCAAAGTTTACCAAAATTTTAACGATTTGGATCTGCTTTATGGACTTCACGCGGATCGGCCTTCCCAGCCGTCCGATTGGCCCAACGATCGCCCACCTACGAGCGCCATTAAATTTCAAACCACCGCCAAATTTCGAActtccaaaaccctgaaccctatatAAACCCCACCACAGTCTCTCTTCCACATCAACTCAAATCAGAGTTCCAAGAGCTATCACTCACTTCCTGAAAACCCTAGAAGGTTTTTGGTAATCTCGTTCGAATCGAGAATGTCGGGCCGCGGAAAGGGAGGCAAGGGCTTGGGCAAGGGAGGAGCCAAGCGTCACAGGAAGGTCCTCAGAGATAACATTCAGGGCATCACGAAGCCTGCGATTCGTCGTCTGGCGAGGAGAGGAGGCGTGAAGAGGATCAGCGGATTGATCTATGAAGAAACCAGAGGGGTCCTGAAGATTTTCCTGGAAAATGTTATTCGCGATGCTGTGACCTATACGGAGCACGCCAGGAGAAAGACTGTGACGGCCATGGACGTGGTTTACGCTTTGAAGAGGCAGGGAAGGACTCTCTATGGCTTTGGTGGTTAAAATTTCTCTTGGAAGGTTTTGGATCTATATTGTAGATCTTGTTTTGTTGTCCCTTTTTTTTAATGATGTTCTGTTATCACATGACTTTGTAACTCTCGTTCTCTTATTGAAGGAATCAATGTTTCATTTGAGGAAACGCCCTgttgattttttgtgattttcttgtTGCCAGCTTGTTTGCTTGATTGCTGATAAAATGCGTTCTAAGAATGTGTACCTAGGTTTTAATTATGTGGGCGAAAGGTAAAAACCCTAATATTGTGTTTAGAGCATGTGTTTTAGGTTCTTGGGCGTGGATTTGTGAGTGCTTAGAggaaattcaattaaaatatgtGATGAATATTGAATATTGTCTAAATTTAAACAAATTCAAATCTTGGGTTTGAAATCTAAGTTTCCCAAAAGTAGGTCAGCCCACTTAGCTgaatttttcttttacttttgaaataaaaatgatatgaattaATGAAGTATGATCTTCTCAACAAACAAATGGGACTTCAGAGTGTAAGCTATATTTAATTTTTACACGGAGATTTGATTGGATTTGCTTGAGAGCTTACTAGTATAGTGGGAAAATGGTGCAGGATTTTAGAGAAAAGTGCACTGCTTTCTATTCGGACTTTAAATTTTTGCTGAAGTTTTAAACTGTAAAAATAATAGCTAATGACTAGGGGCCCTCATCATGGTTATTTCCAAATAATTTTGTCCTCCAAATGCTATATGATCATGAGCAAAGATTTTCATCCTTTGTCCAGGAAATGGTCTGTCCTAAGATCCATTTCCAGAgttttgcccttttttttttttggctggtTTATTCAAAGAGCTTTTGGAGGTGGAAACACAACAATCTTTTCCCTTCacaaatttcaatttaaataattCTCCATTAATGCTTCAAATGGGAATATGAATGTTGCTTTAATGTTATTTTATGCTGAAAAAGTGCTACACACAGCTTTGGTGTTGCACTGCTGCTGAAGTGAAAGACATTGGGAAGGTTGGAGATTAAGTGAACATAGTGAGGCGAATGTGATCtgaaaaaatataatcattttggTCTATCTTCCCGTGGTAACTGTTCATTTCTTGCACTGGGCATGCTTCAAGGGGAAAAGTCAAAAGTGGTTCTGTTAgagcatttatttatttatttattttttaaatgctaaCAAAGCAATTTCTATTTGGTGGTGTGTTTTAGGTTCAATGGTGGCAATTTTGTGACAACCAAAATCTCTGTTTCCAGGGTTATGGACAATGGAGTGTGCTTAATGTAATATTCTATGGAGCAAGTGTTTATCAGCCAGCCTTCAAGTCTTTCAAAACTCATCCTCATGATTATGATAATTGTTATTGTCATCTCACTGTTAATTACGATCACATAATTCAGGAATAAGTTTTAGAAATTAAAGTGGAAACTAAAGCTACCAGTTCCCCAAAGGATTGATTTGGGTGCAAAGGGCTTGGTTTTAAAATTGGTGGGGAGCAAAATTCTGAAATTTATAAACACAACTTGTGTGGTGCGACACAGTACTGGAGCCAAATGAAATATATACTTATTCTTGTGATTTTTAACACGCAAGATCAGACTCTGCGGTTGTCTTTGTGGATCTTCAGTGATTGATTCAAAGTTCATGGATGTGGTAAGATGCTTAGATCTTTCACCTCTTTCAATTACTGgatatgatttttgtttttttttggaatcGTTTGAAGCATTGGTGAAACACAAGATTTTGCTGTGTTTTGCAGGTTATTTATGAAATCTTACCATCTGTTTTCTTTTAGAACTAAAtcaacaaatggaaggaaatgtTCTAATTTTCTATGCTTGAGTTCTCCCCTTGAACGGTACAATTTTATTTGTTTGCTATGTTCCATTTGTTATTTTTGGAAATCCTGCTCTAAATTTGGACTCAAAGTACAACAATTTTTTATTAGGCAAGTCAGAGTGTATGAGATACAAATccaaaaaaaacaataaaaaagtaTGCGAGACAATTAGTCAAGTTGATTTGAGGTGGGAGAATGGAAAGCTCTTGTTGTCTCTAATAACTAGGACCCATGCCTGATCATGCACAAACTGGTGAACATGCCTTTAAATATGTGCtcaaaatattttgatatttttttggCAAAGGATCTTCACCttggttttttaaaaattatatagccaacacatttaaaatttttttttttttaaccagaCAAGTCTAGTACCTCAAGGTCGTTTATTCAAAAGACTATATCTTTTCTTTTAGTAAAGCACCCAAAGAGCCTTCCGTTTTTTGGGTAAGCGTATTCAAAAAACTTTATCTGACCCAAAAGCAGCAATATTATTTGAATTCTTTAATTTCCCATTTGAACTTTTTTCTACTAAGTTTATACTAGAGTATGAGTTGGTTCTCCTTCTGATGGAACATGGGCCAGTTGCAGATTTAAAATGAATAAAGATTTATTTTGGTTGTTTAGTATGCAATGGAACTCAACACCAATCATGTGCATGGAATTGTTAACAGTAATGAACGAACTAAAAGCCTTTTGCCAATTGAATATGTGTGGACAATCTTTGTTTATGAAAGAAACAAAGAGTGAAAAAGAGAAAGAGTACAAAAAAGAAAGAGATGCCAAGCAAGAGTAGCTTTTCTTCatgcctttttttttcttttgtttaaaaaaatttctctttttcttttgggTGAGTGGAAATGGATCATGTTTAAGCCTAGATGTTTGATCCCAACTGTGCAGTACTACTGCAGTATCACCAACAAAATGCCTTAGCACAAGCATGCTAGTAGCTAGCGCATACCTTTATTTCCTTTTTATCTTATATCAATCACATGTGATGTCTTTGAACCCTTGTTGAATTGCAGCcagagaagggaaagaaaaaaagaggggtaaaattttaaaaaatgaggcCCTTTCTTAATTATGGTGTCCAATTTTTTTCAATTGTTCTTATGTTTTTGGCTTGTTTTGCCAATAGCGATCTTGAAATTCTGTTGAAGCTCAAGTCCACCATGGTGGAAGCAACAAGAGGTTTAAGAGTATTGGAGGACTGGGTACATTCGTTGTCTCCATCTGCACACTGCTCTTTCTCGGGAGTTTCATGTGACAATGACTCTCGAGTGATCGCTCTCAATGTATCTTATCTTCCTCTCTTTGGTTCAATTCCTCCTGAGGTTGGGCTGTTGAAAAAGCTTGTTAATCTTACATTAGCCTCCAACAATCTCACTGGGATACTACCTGTGGAGATGGCAAATCTAACATCTATCAAACTCCTCGACATCTCCAACAACAACTTAACTGGTCACTTCCCAGGAAACATTTTCGATGGAATGACACAACTCGAGATACTTAATGCCTACAACAATGACTTCATGGGGTTGCTTCCTATGGAGGTTGTGCAGTTGAAGAGGCTCAAGCATTTGGAGATGGGTGGGAATTACTTCTCTGGAGAGATTCCTTCCATTTACTCTGAAATTCAGAGCTTGGAGTACTTGAGCTTGAGGGGAAATGGACTTACAGGCAGGGTCCCTGCCAGTTTGGCCAAGTTGATGAACCTCCAAGAATTGTACCTTGGCTACTTCAATGCTTATGAAGGTGGTATACCGCCTGAGTTTGGATTTTTGAGATTGTTGCGAGTCCTTGACATGGGAAACTGTAGCCTCTCTGGTGAGATTCCTGCAAGTCTAGGCAATTTGGAGAAATTAGAACATTTGTTTCTCCAAATAAATCGACTCTCGGGTCATATACCTGCGGAACTCTCTGGCCTGGTCAGCCTGAAATTTCTTGATCTCTCAATCAATGAACTCACTGGTGAGTTACCAGGAAGCTTCTCAAGGCTCAATAACCTGATGTTGATCAATCTGTTTCAGAACCACCTGCAAGGTCGAATCCCCTCATTTGTTGGTGACATTTCGAATCTTGAAATACTGCAAGTGTGGGAGAATAATTTCACGTTTGAACTACCAAAAAATCTTGGCAGCAATGGGAAGCTAGTCTGGCTTGATGTTTCTTCTAATCGCCTCTCGGGTGCTATACCTCAAGACCTGTGCAAAAGCAGGAGATTGGAGGGTCTAATTTTGATGATAAATTTCTTCCATGGATCCATTCCAGAAGTACTTGGTGACTGTAAGTCATTGGTGAGGCTGCGAATGAAGAAGAATTTACTTAGTGGAACTATTCCTCCAGCAATCTTCAACCTGCCATTAGTAGAGATACttgagctgaatgataactgCTTCACTGGTGAGCTTCCTTCAAAGACTTCAGGTGACAAGCTCAGCTTTCTTACAGTGTCTAACAATTTGATCAATGGAAGAATTCCACCAGCTATTGGGAATTTAACAAAGTTACAGACTCTATCCCTTGAAATGAACAGATTCTCTGGTGAAATTCCAAAGGAGATCT
This region includes:
- the LOC131149556 gene encoding histone H4, which translates into the protein MSGRGKGGKGLGKGGAKRHRKVLRDNIQGITKPAIRRLARRGGVKRISGLIYEETRGVLKIFLENVIRDAVTYTEHARRKTVTAMDVVYALKRQGRTLYGFGG
- the LOC131149555 gene encoding receptor protein kinase CLAVATA1-like; the protein is MWLFMKSYHLFSFRTKSTNGRKCSNFLCLSSPLERDLEILLKLKSTMVEATRGLRVLEDWVHSLSPSAHCSFSGVSCDNDSRVIALNVSYLPLFGSIPPEVGLLKKLVNLTLASNNLTGILPVEMANLTSIKLLDISNNNLTGHFPGNIFDGMTQLEILNAYNNDFMGLLPMEVVQLKRLKHLEMGGNYFSGEIPSIYSEIQSLEYLSLRGNGLTGRVPASLAKLMNLQELYLGYFNAYEGGIPPEFGFLRLLRVLDMGNCSLSGEIPASLGNLEKLEHLFLQINRLSGHIPAELSGLVSLKFLDLSINELTGELPGSFSRLNNLMLINLFQNHLQGRIPSFVGDISNLEILQVWENNFTFELPKNLGSNGKLVWLDVSSNRLSGAIPQDLCKSRRLEGLILMINFFHGSIPEVLGDCKSLVRLRMKKNLLSGTIPPAIFNLPLVEILELNDNCFTGELPSKTSGDKLSFLTVSNNLINGRIPPAIGNLTKLQTLSLEMNRFSGEIPKEIFDLKTLIRINISVNNISGEIPTAIFHCSSLGSIDFSRNNLHGKIPKGIAQLEILNTLNLSKNQFSGHVPIDEIKSMTSLTTLDLSHNNFSGTIPNTGQFLVFNESSFTGNPDLLYLHNPSSSLMSNPAQASGKKWQTTKWRNFSYQFIIIILLVTAVLLVLTLTVYNIIRKLLISKTWKLTAFQRLSFSARDVVECLKEENIIATDVAGTTYHGCMPNGVHVVIKHMVKQCSRRSNINDLIHALGTVRHRNIVKFFGYMLNEHSSLLLYEYIPNGSLGELLHGPMGVHLQWESRRRIAMEVAQGLSYLHHDCSTPITHDNLTSNSIWLDSDFNAHLADFGLTMFTLAGSHGCVMPEVDEKSNVYSFGVVLLELITGQKPVGGEVGDEGMDIVKWVQRATSEASGPYAASAGALVDPRLSGYPLPGVISVLRIAMMCVEEESSARPTMREVLHMLTASP